One part of the Alligator mississippiensis isolate rAllMis1 chromosome 3, rAllMis1, whole genome shotgun sequence genome encodes these proteins:
- the ACTL7A gene encoding actin-like protein 7A translates to MGARTHTNPKDEKMSSLPNKDPKIVKETRAVIIDIGTGYCKCGFAGDPHPSHVISSTVGKHLQETAKTGDNRKDTFVGRELYSANIPLKLVNPLRHGIIVDWDCVQDIWKYIFHNEMKILPEEHAILVSDPPLSPTTNREKYAEMLFETFGAPAMHIAYQSRLSMYSYGKTSALVVESGHGVSYVVPIYEGYTMPSITGRVDYAGSDLTSYLMKLLNESGYQFKEEDLSKVENIKEKCCYTSLDVPREMSLQRLPVEYELPDGHLIKIGKEQFLCAEMLFTPSLIGFQQPGLALMTMTCLNKCDVDLRKKLMDSILLCGGCTMLKGFADRFQQELIKMCPNNNPVVAASPERKSSVWTGGSILASLKSFQQLWVHRREYEEHGPFFIYRKCF, encoded by the coding sequence ATGGGAGCAAGAACCCATACAAACCCTAAAGATGAGAAAATGTCTTCATTGCCCAACAAAGACCCCAAGATAGTGAAAGAGACTAGAGCAGTAATCATAGACATTGGCACAGGTTACTGTAAGTGCGGGTTTGCTGGGGACCCTCATCCTTCCCATGTGATTTCATCAACAGTGGGTAAGCATCTCCAGGAGACTGCCAAGACTGGGGACAATCGGAAAGATACCTTTGTTGGGAGAGAACTTTACAGTGCTAATATACCCCTAAAACTCGTCAACCCCTTGAGACATGGCATTATTGTGGACTGGGACTGTGTCCAAGACATTTGGAAATACATTTTCCACAATGAGATGAAGATTCTCCCAGAGGAGCATGCCATCCTGGTATCTGACCCTCCACTGAGCCCTACCACCAATAGGGAGAAATATGCTGAGATGCTGTTTGAGACATTTGGCGCTCCTGCCATGCATATTGCTTACCAGTCTAGATTATCTATGTACTCTTATGGGAAGACTTCTGCTCTAGTAGTGGAAAGTGGCCATGGTGTTTCATATGTGGTTCCTATTTATGAAGGTTATACTATGCCAAGCATCACAGGCAGGGTAGACTACGCTGGTTCAGATCTCACCTCTTACCTCATGAAGCTATTAAATGAGTCTGGGTACCAGTTTAAAGAGGAAGACCTAAGCAAAGTAGAAAATATCAAAGAGAAATGTTGTTATACCTCATTGGATGTTCCTCGGGAAATGTCTCTTCAGAGACTCCCAGTTGAGTATGAGCTGCCAGATGGGCATTTAATTAAAATTGGCAAAGAGCAATTCTTATGTGCTGAAATGCTTTTCACACCATCCTTGATAGGGttccagcagccagggcttgcaCTGATGACAATGACCTGCCTCAATAAATGTGATGTTGACCTCAGAAAGAAACTGATGGACAGTATCTTGCTGTGTGGAGGTTGTACCATGCTGAAAGGCTTTGCTGACCGCTTCCAGCAAGAACTGATCAAGATGTGCCCTAACAACAACCCTGTTGTAGCAGCATCACCTGAAAGAAAGTCCTCTGTCTGGACTGGAGGGTCTATTTTGGCATCACTCAAGTCTTTTCAGCAGCTCTGGGTTCATCGGAGAGAGTATGAGGAGCATGGTCCTTTCTTTATCTACAGGAAATGCTTCTAA